A section of the Mycolicibacterium anyangense genome encodes:
- a CDS encoding STAS domain-containing protein yields the protein MTEAQFRVTQPADGTAPVVAASGDVDLANVAQFQELMSQAAADAPALTVDLTEVNYCDSAAVRALFAVAASTELTMIVCATGPITTLLGISGLDRVATVITKE from the coding sequence ATGACAGAGGCCCAGTTCCGGGTCACCCAGCCCGCGGATGGGACGGCACCCGTCGTCGCCGCCTCCGGGGACGTCGATCTGGCCAACGTCGCGCAGTTCCAGGAACTGATGAGCCAGGCAGCCGCGGACGCGCCCGCGCTGACCGTCGACCTGACCGAAGTCAACTACTGTGACAGTGCGGCCGTGCGCGCCTTGTTCGCCGTGGCCGCCAGCACCGAACTCACCATGATCGTGTGCGCCACCGGACCCATCACCACGCTCCTGGGGATCTCGGGCCTGGACCGAGTTGCCACCGTCATCACCAAGGAGTGA
- a CDS encoding ANTAR domain-containing protein, with translation MHRDVPDALSLAITVHDHRLYEGMTVVAAYGLGREIVEAQLGGLGGPVMDAFTHQVPVLTLDLWSDDRWPELDLAAMQARAPEHDEALHRTHGAVAVPGVWEADGTVVLSATLDRPATAGTVNTLIGYEQLVSAAMITAGTQDGTAVADMMAVLQSRGAIEQAKGAIMGALGCDAETAWATLRRASHESNVKLRVLAVALMEQISGSPAEQPDVGSPIVPDETARRAAQLLWAVLTHAPKPGSTGG, from the coding sequence GTGCACCGCGACGTGCCCGATGCGCTCAGTCTGGCGATCACCGTTCACGACCACCGCCTCTACGAGGGCATGACCGTGGTGGCCGCCTACGGCCTCGGCCGTGAGATCGTCGAAGCCCAACTGGGCGGCCTGGGCGGGCCCGTCATGGACGCGTTCACCCATCAGGTTCCCGTGCTCACCCTGGACCTGTGGTCCGACGACCGCTGGCCGGAGCTGGACTTGGCGGCGATGCAGGCCCGTGCGCCCGAACATGACGAGGCACTGCACCGCACCCACGGCGCGGTCGCCGTTCCCGGTGTGTGGGAGGCCGACGGCACTGTGGTGTTGTCAGCCACCCTGGATCGTCCCGCCACCGCCGGCACGGTCAACACCCTGATCGGGTACGAGCAACTGGTGTCGGCGGCGATGATCACCGCAGGTACCCAGGACGGCACGGCGGTCGCCGACATGATGGCGGTACTGCAGTCCCGCGGGGCGATCGAGCAGGCCAAGGGCGCCATCATGGGCGCCCTGGGCTGCGATGCCGAAACCGCTTGGGCGACACTGCGGCGCGCCAGCCACGAATCCAATGTCAAACTGCGGGTGCTGGCGGTGGCGCTGATGGAACAGATCAGCGGCTCGCCGGCCGAACAACCCGATGTCGGTTCCCCCATCGTCCCGGACGAGACGGCCCGCAGGGCGGCGCAACTGTTGTGGGCGGTGCTCACCCACGCCCCGAAGCCCGGGTCAACCGGCGGCTGA
- a CDS encoding cytochrome P450, producing the protein MPSPNLPPGFDFTDPDLNNQRLPVEELAELRRVAPIWWNEQPPGVGGFDDDGFWVVTKLKDVKEISRRSDVFSSLENTALPRYPDNAAVSHKDTGQFVLLNMDAPHHTHLRKIISRAFTPRAIETLRADLARRAETIVKAAAAQGSGDFVEQVSCELPLQAIADLMGVPQDERKKLFDWSNQMVGEADPEFARNDPQGAAGELIMYGMQMAADRTANPRDDLVTKLVQADVEGHKLSDDEFGFFVILLAVAGNETTRNSITHGMTAFTDFPEQWELYKQHRPATAVDEIVRWATPVTSFQRTALRDTELSGMTIKKGQRVVMSYRSANFDEEVFTDPFSFNIFRDPNPHVGFGGTGAHYCIGANLARMTIDLMFNAIADHMPDITPLTTPERLRSGWLNGIKHWQVDYTGASRTAATAGDTVGA; encoded by the coding sequence ATGCCCAGTCCGAACCTGCCCCCTGGTTTCGACTTCACTGATCCCGATCTGAACAACCAGCGATTGCCTGTCGAGGAGCTTGCCGAGTTGCGCCGGGTTGCCCCGATCTGGTGGAACGAGCAGCCGCCGGGTGTCGGCGGTTTCGACGACGACGGGTTCTGGGTCGTCACGAAACTCAAAGACGTCAAAGAGATCTCGCGGCGCAGCGACGTCTTCTCCAGCCTGGAGAACACCGCGCTGCCGCGGTACCCCGATAATGCCGCGGTGTCGCACAAGGACACCGGGCAGTTCGTCCTGCTGAACATGGACGCACCGCATCACACCCATCTGCGCAAGATCATCTCGCGGGCGTTCACCCCCCGCGCGATCGAGACGTTGCGAGCCGATCTGGCCCGGCGCGCCGAGACCATCGTCAAAGCCGCGGCCGCCCAGGGCTCCGGGGACTTCGTCGAGCAGGTGTCCTGCGAGCTTCCGCTGCAGGCCATCGCCGATCTGATGGGGGTCCCCCAGGACGAGCGCAAGAAGCTGTTCGACTGGTCCAATCAGATGGTCGGCGAAGCGGATCCGGAGTTCGCCCGCAACGACCCCCAGGGCGCTGCCGGCGAGCTGATCATGTACGGCATGCAGATGGCCGCCGACCGGACGGCCAACCCACGCGACGATCTGGTGACCAAGCTGGTGCAGGCCGACGTCGAGGGGCACAAGCTCTCCGACGACGAATTCGGGTTCTTCGTCATCCTGCTGGCGGTGGCCGGCAATGAGACCACCCGTAACTCCATCACCCACGGGATGACCGCCTTCACCGACTTTCCCGAGCAGTGGGAGCTCTACAAGCAGCATCGCCCCGCGACCGCGGTGGACGAGATCGTCCGATGGGCCACCCCGGTCACGTCGTTCCAGCGCACCGCCCTGCGGGACACCGAACTGAGCGGGATGACGATCAAGAAGGGGCAGCGGGTGGTGATGTCCTACCGCTCGGCCAACTTCGACGAGGAGGTGTTCACCGATCCGTTCTCGTTCAACATCTTCCGCGATCCCAACCCGCACGTCGGCTTCGGCGGCACCGGGGCGCACTACTGCATCGGCGCCAACCTGGCCCGGATGACCATCGACCTGATGTTCAACGCGATCGCCGATCACATGCCCGACATCACCCCGCTGACCACACCGGAACGGCTGCGCTCGGGCTGGCTCAACGGCATCAAGCATTGGCAGGTCGACTACACCGGTGCGAGCAGGACCGCAGCCACGGCCGGCGATACAGTCGGGGCGTGA
- a CDS encoding YceI family protein — translation MTDSWTLTAADGELQIRTDVGGPAAKMGHRLTIAMAAWQASVEWRAGKPVSADLVVEVDSLQVLKGEGGVTPLSGPEKVVVRTNALKSLDAKKYPQIRFSADSIAKTAAGYRMTGEVQIHGTTEPQTVELAVADDGGVWVMTAEVAVRQSTFGIKPYSLLMGTMKVADDVTLRFTARHPT, via the coding sequence GTGACCGATTCCTGGACACTGACCGCCGCGGACGGCGAACTACAGATCCGGACCGATGTCGGCGGTCCGGCGGCGAAGATGGGCCACCGCCTGACCATCGCGATGGCAGCCTGGCAGGCGAGCGTCGAGTGGCGCGCCGGCAAGCCGGTGTCGGCCGACCTGGTGGTCGAGGTCGACTCCCTGCAGGTGCTCAAGGGCGAGGGCGGGGTGACCCCGCTGTCGGGTCCGGAGAAGGTGGTGGTGCGCACCAACGCGCTGAAGTCGTTGGACGCCAAGAAGTATCCGCAGATCCGCTTCAGCGCCGACAGCATCGCCAAGACGGCAGCCGGCTACCGGATGACGGGCGAGGTCCAGATCCACGGCACCACCGAGCCGCAGACCGTCGAGCTGGCGGTGGCCGACGACGGCGGGGTCTGGGTGATGACCGCCGAGGTCGCCGTGCGGCAGTCCACGTTCGGGATCAAGCCGTACTCGCTGCTGATGGGAACGATGAAGGTCGCCGACGACGTCACGCTGCGCTTCACCGCCCGGCATCCGACCTAG
- a CDS encoding sterol desaturase family protein — translation MRGMTLADAAHEFLRHRTPWILGGALAAALIARVTVGDWQPTDILVPVATAAVFPFFEWLIHVVVLHWRPRRVGRFVVDPILARKHREHHVAPRDIPLVFIPLQSLIGALFSALLIALLAFPRTAMGLTFLVTILAFGLLYEWCHYLIHTDYKPRGVVYRAIWRDHRLHHFKNEHYWFGVTTPGTADRVLRTYPDPAQVPTSPTAKNLHAAVDVAR, via the coding sequence ATGCGCGGGATGACCCTGGCCGATGCGGCACACGAGTTCCTGCGCCATCGGACCCCCTGGATCCTCGGTGGCGCACTGGCCGCGGCGCTGATCGCCCGGGTCACCGTCGGCGACTGGCAGCCCACTGACATCCTGGTTCCGGTGGCGACGGCGGCGGTGTTCCCGTTCTTCGAATGGCTGATCCACGTCGTCGTCCTGCACTGGCGTCCGCGCCGGGTCGGCAGGTTCGTGGTGGACCCGATCCTGGCCCGCAAGCACCGCGAGCATCACGTCGCACCCCGCGACATCCCACTGGTGTTCATTCCGCTGCAGTCGCTGATCGGCGCACTGTTCTCGGCCCTGCTGATCGCGCTGCTGGCCTTCCCCCGAACCGCCATGGGGCTGACGTTCCTGGTGACCATCCTGGCCTTCGGCCTGCTCTACGAATGGTGCCACTACCTGATCCACACCGATTACAAGCCCAGAGGCGTTGTCTACCGGGCGATCTGGCGCGATCACCGGCTGCACCACTTCAAGAACGAGCACTATTGGTTCGGCGTCACCACACCGGGAACTGCCGACCGGGTGCTGCGTACCTACCCCGACCCGGCGCAGGTGCCGACCTCACCGACGGCCAAGAACCTGCACGCCGCGGTCGACGTAGCGCGTTAG
- a CDS encoding L,D-transpeptidase, whose protein sequence is MVRAVRRALAAAGIAVLALTVSAPVGSASVAPSFGGVTVASVQPTNGQVVGVAHPIVVTFTGPVADRSAAERSITVTAPAQLSGRYEWLDDNVVQWVPDQYWPAHSQITMMAGGVPRSFGTGATVLGVANISAHTFTVSIDGQVVRQMPASMGKPKHPTPVGSFTVLEKQASVVMDSRTIGIPLSDPEGYKLTVADAVRITWGGVYVHSAPWSVGSQGYANVSHGCINLSPDNAAWYFDQVNIGDPVVINA, encoded by the coding sequence ATGGTCAGAGCAGTACGTCGAGCACTTGCCGCCGCGGGAATCGCGGTGCTGGCCCTGACCGTGTCCGCCCCGGTCGGCAGCGCCTCGGTGGCCCCGTCGTTCGGCGGGGTGACGGTCGCTTCGGTCCAGCCCACCAACGGGCAGGTCGTCGGAGTGGCGCATCCGATCGTCGTGACCTTCACCGGTCCGGTCGCCGACCGGTCGGCCGCCGAACGCTCGATCACGGTGACCGCTCCGGCGCAGTTGTCCGGGCGCTACGAGTGGCTCGACGACAACGTGGTGCAGTGGGTGCCCGACCAGTACTGGCCGGCTCATTCCCAGATCACCATGATGGCCGGCGGTGTCCCGCGCAGTTTCGGCACCGGCGCCACCGTGCTCGGGGTGGCCAACATCTCCGCGCATACCTTCACCGTCAGCATCGACGGTCAGGTCGTCCGCCAGATGCCTGCTTCGATGGGCAAGCCCAAGCACCCGACGCCGGTCGGTTCGTTCACCGTGCTGGAGAAGCAGGCCTCGGTCGTCATGGATTCCCGCACCATCGGCATCCCGCTCAGTGACCCGGAGGGCTACAAGCTCACCGTCGCCGACGCGGTGCGCATCACCTGGGGTGGGGTCTACGTGCATTCGGCACCGTGGTCGGTCGGATCCCAGGGCTATGCCAACGTCAGCCACGGCTGCATCAACCTCAGCCCGGACAACGCCGCCTGGTACTTCGACCAGGTCAACATCGGCGACCCGGTCGTCATCAACGCCTAA
- a CDS encoding DUF7159 family protein — protein MDTVLGLSMTPTTVGLVLVEGDGGDGATKNHDAFEVRRGGYSPVTTSEFVAEALLRTQAIAGGQQLQSIGVTWSDDAAVEASLLLDWLADSGFHNVVPIRLPEATEAFARGIGQVIDSQVTAVCVVEPDAVVALVVDTVTDTTNSVVSYELETEQDLIGWLADVLAHDGWQADSLVLLGSGDELDQIARQLEQVLGIPVFAPAEAELALARGAALASVNSVGLFDDPLFVVPERPQRRRPLAQSAPVAMLIGGVLTFVVSASAAVGLAVLPTGDAVSTARPVVTTAETPVVKPVNLPVAPPPQLAPAPEPEQVPLPAPAPEVAPDPAPEVAMTEDPAAAVPAQAPADVPAAPPVADPAAPAPAPAATDPTVPPVSTEKPSLRTRILERLSGLRDGNG, from the coding sequence TTGGACACCGTCCTGGGTCTGTCGATGACACCGACCACCGTGGGGCTGGTTCTGGTCGAAGGCGACGGAGGCGACGGGGCGACCAAGAACCACGACGCGTTCGAGGTTCGTCGGGGCGGGTACAGCCCGGTGACCACCTCGGAATTCGTGGCCGAAGCGCTGTTGCGTACCCAGGCCATCGCCGGCGGGCAGCAGCTGCAATCCATCGGCGTGACGTGGAGCGACGACGCGGCCGTCGAAGCCTCGCTGTTGCTCGATTGGCTGGCCGACTCCGGTTTCCACAATGTCGTGCCGATCCGGCTGCCCGAGGCCACCGAGGCGTTCGCGCGCGGGATCGGCCAGGTGATCGATTCGCAGGTCACCGCGGTGTGCGTGGTGGAACCGGATGCTGTCGTCGCGCTCGTCGTCGACACCGTCACCGACACCACCAACAGTGTGGTGAGCTACGAACTGGAGACCGAGCAGGACCTCATCGGCTGGCTGGCCGATGTCCTGGCGCACGACGGCTGGCAGGCCGACAGCCTGGTACTGCTGGGCTCCGGGGACGAACTCGACCAGATCGCCAGGCAACTCGAGCAGGTGCTGGGCATCCCGGTGTTCGCGCCGGCCGAGGCCGAACTGGCGTTGGCCCGTGGTGCCGCGCTGGCCTCGGTGAACAGCGTCGGACTGTTCGACGATCCGCTGTTCGTCGTGCCGGAACGCCCGCAGCGCCGGCGCCCGCTGGCGCAGAGCGCGCCGGTGGCGATGCTGATCGGCGGGGTTCTGACATTCGTGGTGTCGGCTTCGGCCGCCGTCGGCCTGGCCGTGTTGCCCACGGGCGACGCCGTGAGCACCGCCCGCCCCGTGGTCACCACCGCCGAGACGCCCGTCGTCAAGCCGGTGAACCTGCCCGTGGCACCGCCGCCCCAGCTGGCCCCGGCGCCGGAGCCGGAGCAGGTGCCGCTTCCCGCGCCCGCCCCCGAGGTCGCCCCGGACCCCGCCCCTGAGGTGGCCATGACCGAGGATCCCGCCGCCGCGGTGCCCGCCCAGGCTCCCGCCGACGTGCCCGCTGCGCCGCCCGTCGCCGATCCGGCCGCGCCTGCGCCGGCGCCCGCGGCCACCGACCCGACCGTCCCGCCGGTGTCCACCGAGAAGCCGTCGCTGCGGACCCGGATCCTGGAACGGCTGTCCGGTCTGCGCGACGGCAACGGATAG
- the fdxA gene encoding ferredoxin has protein sequence MTYVITSACVDVKHKACMQECPVDCIYEGDRTMYINPEECVECGACKILCEVDAIYFESDLPDEEKQFLADNAAFFNEVLPGRDAPIGSPGSASDFGPVGVDTPMVTALPRNEHAPASV, from the coding sequence ATGACCTACGTGATCACCAGTGCGTGCGTTGACGTCAAGCACAAGGCCTGCATGCAGGAATGCCCGGTCGACTGCATCTACGAGGGCGACCGGACCATGTACATCAACCCCGAGGAGTGCGTCGAGTGCGGCGCCTGCAAGATCCTCTGCGAGGTCGATGCCATCTACTTCGAATCCGATCTCCCGGATGAGGAGAAGCAGTTCCTCGCCGACAATGCGGCCTTCTTCAACGAGGTCCTGCCCGGCCGTGACGCCCCGATCGGAAGCCCTGGCAGCGCAAGCGATTTCGGTCCGGTTGGCGTCGACACCCCGATGGTGACGGCACTGCCGCGAAACGAGCACGCGCCCGCGAGCGTCTGA
- a CDS encoding cyclopropane mycolic acid synthase family methyltransferase, translating to MEPHFDDVQHHYDLSDDFYRLFLDRTQTYSCAYFERDDMTLEQAQIAKIDLALGKLGLQPGMTLLDVGCGWGATMLRAVEKYDVNVVGLTLSKNQALHVQQLFDESGSSRSKQVLLEGWEQFDEPVDRIVSIGAFEHFGYDRYNAFFERAFNLLPSDGIMLLHTIVQGATDEFGQRNLPITMRHLKFFKFIMDEIFPGGRLPSVGLVEEHATRAGFEVARVHPLRLHYARTLEIWAAALAANEEEAVALQSREVFDRYMKYLTGCAELFRDGYTDICQFTLAKG from the coding sequence ATGGAGCCGCACTTCGACGACGTGCAGCACCACTATGACCTGTCCGACGACTTCTATCGGTTGTTCCTGGACCGGACCCAGACCTACAGCTGCGCGTACTTCGAACGCGATGACATGACGCTGGAGCAGGCCCAGATTGCCAAGATCGATCTCGCGCTGGGCAAGCTGGGGCTACAGCCCGGGATGACCCTGTTGGACGTGGGCTGCGGTTGGGGCGCCACCATGCTGCGCGCCGTGGAGAAGTACGACGTCAATGTGGTGGGTCTGACCTTGAGCAAGAATCAGGCGCTGCACGTCCAGCAGTTGTTCGACGAATCCGGGAGTTCGCGATCCAAGCAGGTTTTGCTGGAGGGCTGGGAACAGTTCGACGAGCCCGTCGACCGCATCGTGTCGATCGGCGCTTTCGAGCACTTCGGCTACGACCGGTACAACGCCTTCTTCGAGCGCGCTTTCAACCTGCTGCCGTCTGACGGAATCATGTTGCTGCACACCATTGTTCAGGGCGCCACCGACGAGTTCGGCCAGCGCAACCTGCCCATCACCATGCGGCACCTGAAGTTCTTCAAGTTCATCATGGACGAGATCTTCCCGGGCGGGCGGCTGCCCAGCGTCGGGCTGGTCGAGGAGCACGCCACCCGGGCCGGCTTCGAGGTGGCCCGGGTGCACCCGCTGCGTCTGCACTACGCCAGGACACTGGAGATCTGGGCCGCCGCGCTGGCTGCCAACGAGGAAGAAGCGGTGGCGCTGCAGTCCCGCGAGGTCTTCGACCGCTACATGAAGTATCTGACCGGCTGCGCCGAGCTTTTCCGTGACGGCTACACCGACATCTGCCAGTTCACCCTGGCCAAGGGCTAG